The sequence GTGGCGACAGAGGTATGAAAGAAAACATACAAGAGATAGTTAAAAAGATTAAAAGGTATATGGTTTTAAAAGCACTTATATCTCTTTTTACAGCTTTGGTTATATATGTAGCACTTTTACTCATTGGTACAGACTACGCTTTTCTTTGGGCAGTTTTGGCTTTTATGTTAAACTTCATTCCAAATATTGGCTCAATTATAGCTGCAATCCCAGTTGTACTATTAACTCTTGTACAACTCGGCTCTCTAAGTGCAGCTATAGTAAGTCTATTATATATAGTTATAAATGTTGTGATTGGATCTGTGATAGAGCCAAAAGTTATGGGTAAAGATTTAGGGCTTTCAACTTTGGTAGTCTTTTTATCACTTATCTTTTGGGGATGGCTACTTGGAATTGTGGGAATGCTACTCTCTATTCCACTTACGATGATGGCAAAAATTGTCTTTGATTCTAATAGGGAAACAAAATTTATAGCAGTTTTACTTGGTTCTGCGGATAATTTAGTAGAAAAAAAGTAAAATAAAAGAGTAATGAAGATAGACTCTTGCTTTAAAATATTTCAAGGCTTAATATGTCAAAAAACAATGAAAAAATTAAAAAATGTCTCTTTCCAGCAGCCGGCTATGGAACAAGATTTCTACCAGCTACGAAAGCTATCCCAAAAGAGATGCTACCTGTTCTTACAAAACCACTTCTTCAATATGGTGTAGAAGAGGCTATTGAAGCCGAGATTGAGACTATGGCAATAGTTACAGGGAGAGGAAAAAGGGCTATTGAAGATCATTTTGATATCTCTTATGAGTTAGAGCATCAGATAAAAGGAACTTCAAAAGAGCACTACTTAGATGAGATACGAGATGTTCTTACGAAGTGTACATTTTCATATACAAGACAGCTAGAGATGAAAGGTTTAGGACATGCTATAGCAAGTGGTGAGACACTTATTGGAGATGAACCTTTTGCAGTAATACTCGCAGATGATTTGTGTGATAATGGTGGAGATGCAGTCCTCACTCAAATGGTAAAACTTTATGAAAAGTACAAGTGTAGTATAGTAGCAGTCCAAGAGATTTTACAAAAAGATACTAGCAAGTATGGGGTTATAGCTGGTGATACTATAGAAGATGGCATTATAAGAGTTAGTGATATGGTAGAAAAACCGCAGCCTGAGCTTGCTCCATCAAACCTAGCCATCATA is a genomic window of Sulfurimonas hongkongensis containing:
- a CDS encoding AI-2E family transporter — its product is MKERNFGYVFIVCASVIIILAGIKSASEIVVPFLLSLFIAIILSPFYNYFNKKGLPNALSLTLVMSIFVIFLLLVAKLIGSSVQEFSSNIYIYEQQLSSSFDKLFEIFTSMGFDLPKSELLSIIDPKQIMQLSSGIVQGIGSMFTNGFVILLSVIFMLLESEHFTQRIAFASGDRGMKENIQEIVKKIKRYMVLKALISLFTALVIYVALLLIGTDYAFLWAVLAFMLNFIPNIGSIIAAIPVVLLTLVQLGSLSAAIVSLLYIVINVVIGSVIEPKVMGKDLGLSTLVVFLSLIFWGWLLGIVGMLLSIPLTMMAKIVFDSNRETKFIAVLLGSADNLVEKK
- the galU gene encoding UTP--glucose-1-phosphate uridylyltransferase GalU, translating into MSKNNEKIKKCLFPAAGYGTRFLPATKAIPKEMLPVLTKPLLQYGVEEAIEAEIETMAIVTGRGKRAIEDHFDISYELEHQIKGTSKEHYLDEIRDVLTKCTFSYTRQLEMKGLGHAIASGETLIGDEPFAVILADDLCDNGGDAVLTQMVKLYEKYKCSIVAVQEILQKDTSKYGVIAGDTIEDGIIRVSDMVEKPQPELAPSNLAIIGRYILTPDIFDILKETKAGKGGEIQITDALLAQAKKGGVIAYKFKGKRFDCGSVDGFVEATNYFYDKQKNG